The sequence agagggatagtGTGTATGGCAATTACAATATtactacttaaggacatccgactcaaagacaacccctagttacacatggacctctgcccactgtgacctctggtgaagctctctggaagctttactttagtcccaggttgcaatgatcagctgtaaggcgtctgtaattaagttttattgataatcctacaGCTACAGTTGTAAAATATACTGCCTGACTTatatacaagttcaacttaagtacaaacccaaggaacctattttgtacgtaacccagggactgcctgtataggcatAATCTAATCAGCACTGGTACAATGCGGGAAGGAATTATACAAAGCGATATCACAGTGGAGGGATAATCTAGCGATATTATAATAGTAATATTGCACAACAAAACTTGGATTACATAGTGGAGTGTTAATTAGTCCAGTCATCAGGGATAATAtagagtgatgccacagtaaaggAATAACCTATGGCACAGGAAATATTTAAACAGTAATGTCGTGACACCATCTCATAGCACATGCAGAACACAATAAGCCCACCATGTACACCGCGGTTATCAAATCCAATCCACAGCCTTGTGTTAAGTGGCATAAGATACTCAGTTAcaggactgtgactattggcttctgtgtggtggcgctgtgactattagctactatAGGGGCACATATTCACCATGGCGATGTCTCAGGTTATTTAACAATATGTGCAGGTTTGTGTCCTAAAAGGGCTGATTGTAAATGGTAATAGTGTATAAATGGATAACAGATGGATTACTTTGGGACTTTTAAGGCAACCACAAGGATGAAGTGGCACCCGGTAAAAATTAGTTACACTGAAGTACAGTATCCCATCACAGCAAAGGAACAATGTCATCAACATGCAGGTATAATGAACTCACACTGTCACAGCACCCTAATAATTCAAGAAATAATTCCCCTCCATAACCATAAATATCACTTATTATACTAAATGTCTAAATGGAGATGGGCTTATTAGGAGTCGCTACATCTGCCAGCTATACCAGGGGCAGACACAGACtctgagggggagatttatcataagtctcagagcagaacttttctagatacccatggcaaccaatcacagctcagctttaattttcccacagctgtttctaaaattaaagctaagctcCGATTGGTTTCCACAGGTAACTAGATGAGTTTTACcgtagaaacttgatgataaatctcccccagggaGTCTAGTGAATGATTTGCATCCCACCACTGTATGGGGCcttaccaggggtgtaactacagtggtagcagccatagcaaccgctatggggcccacagtgtcaggaggaCCCAGCATCCAGCCAGACaccctaaagcagtggtggcgaacctatggcacgggtgccagaggtggcactcagagccctttctgtgggcacccaggccttcaccccaacacagagtttgccagctaggctttctcctgtgatccaatacagcccaggacgtgccatgcttggcgcttttttaaagcaacatccttggctgccaggactataggaggagctagaaggtgtggatagagatggattgtcattggagcttctgctctgggtcccctgattctctctcttcaggggaccttgtggggaagctacaatccaaatttctccaacatctttctattgtattggtgaattcaggagaccaatacgattaaaacctgtgctacagcaagaagcaataagttactgcttaaattgtcatgttggcactttgcgacatatacgtgggttttagttgtagcttgggcactctgtctccaaaaggttcgccatcactgccctaaagagtggaggatgtgtatcattatatccatattatgctgcactttgtacatcataatatgtatataacaaatatgctgtgtgtttgcatatgttctatatgagtgtgcataagtgtacaaatgtgtgattgtaacttgcatgtgtgagtatacaaatatgtataatttttaagtgggaaggggggccccaagcCGAAGCCTGTTATGGCggcctgccactcctagttacgccactgggcctTACTGGTCTCTGGGACCCAATGCAGTTGAATAACATGCATTATATGCACATACCATGATGTATTAGCCCAAGCTATATGACCGCCCCCTTAGCTATGCCCttgttcacatctgctaaatcTGTCCTGTTTTAATGGTCATGCAGGGTTTGGTGATCGTTGTACTACTAATAGCTGCTAGATGGCTCCCTAGCTAAACTTTTAGCTTACAAGGTGAACTTACATTTGGTTATTGCAAAGTAGAAAATATTGGTATTCAGGGACCTTGGATGGATAATTGGTACCAAGGTATTCTTGccaaaagaaaagcaaaaaatataCTTTTTATTCATTGTCTCCATACATGAAGTTCTCCAAGTAACAGCAGTGTCTGCACACGTCAGCATAACCCCACTGAAGGGAAGTAATGAGCCAACATCCTCTTATTAAAGGGAGTTTCCAGTTTCATGCAAATATACATATTTAAGTATGAACTTGTTTTACTGTGGTGCCTTCTTTCATGACAGAAGGACCTTTGAGCCCCTCAGGCACCTGAATAGATAAGGGGCAACAACCCATCGGAATCATATCCAAGTGTCTGGTTCTAACATTGAATGGGCACTAATAAATGCTCCGTCACGGTCCTCACTGTATACACTACCAGCATCTATCACAGCAAATAACAGTAGTATTTCTAGAGAAAATTCTTATATAGGAAACATTGACTGGAGTAAACACTATTCCCAGCTCTCCCACAATCCTGAATGTCAAGTCtgcttatttatatcatcatctgCAGgatgtccattaaaaaaaaaaaccacaacaggTGTTCAGGGCTCAGGAAAAGCAGAGTGCCAAAGCTACtgtcacacagctttcccagaaaCAGATGTGTTGTCAAACGAAATCCTATTTCTATTGATATTTTGgtagtaaaaaaaattgtcaggagAAGACGGAGAAGCAGCAGGGTCATTATACATCGATTTCGAGGCATCTTTGTATCTGAGAAATTTATTTGTAGACACGACAGCCTTGGACGGACACCAAGGACGCTGCCTGGATGCGTCACTCATGCTTCAACCAATCCCAGATATGACGGAAGGAGCCAATGTATGGACTCCAGTCTGTACCAGACACAAAGATTCCTACGGCGTGGCCTGTCTCCAGCATCTTTGCTGCCTCCTACTGTAAGCTGAAGGCACTACATTCACTAGAGCATCAGCCCCACTtactagagtaagcagctcctagtgccgtttgaGGTTAGTATGAAAAATTCCCTTTATGTTCCACCAACAACAAATCACATGCGCAATATAAACATTCACCACATTTTTACATGAGTTTAGCAATTTTAACAAGCTTAGCAGTTGACATGCAAATTGTGTCATGTTAAATATAAGAATATCTTTAAGACCCCCATCTCCGTTCTGCAAGAACTGGATATACAAGCAGCAAATGAGCAGGAAGTTGATCTTGCATTTCTAAGTATGTCTTAAAGACGTATtcttatctgggcattcacatccagattaattaatctgcctTATATAAACTTTTCTTCAatgggatgttattaaaaaaaatgtgtgaagataatttctcataaaagtagtgattatggtcccttagaaacaagactgtgtccctggatacggccacctctgctggagtgattgcacaaagaaacaaggtttgtgtatatatataatgtccgggagttactgcaggtcccacagccgtcctgtggtaatgattgccaaatccaggaggtcaggcaggactcaatagcgcatgtctggccactgctgtcaaaatgtgaggtggccgtatccaaggaagctctcatttctaagggacaacatgactacatttatgagaaattatcttcacacaggaacttttttttttttataacatctaattgaagaaattattacatatggaaaatgaattaaatttaaatgcccagatgggaatacccctttaagctgcctGTACATCTGGTTCTGTAGCCATAGCATGACAAAGAACATGTTAGGTTTCTAGGTATTCTAGAAGCAAAGATAATGGATTCTGAAGTGACCCTCCCTCTGCAATCACAAAACTTaaattcatgtgaaaatgaggcagGAAGAATTGACTTTCTTTTCTTTAAATATGGAAACTTAGAAAAGGGAACTGAGAAAGGAAATTCCATATCCTAGCTGAGGggtctagtagtttagtgggggtaAAGCAAAGTGACAGCTTCTCTAAGCTAGGAAGCAACTAATATCAGAAGGTGTAGTATACTATACTttaaggacctgtcacccataatttcggcactaggagctgcttaccaaggtaagcagctcctagtgcttaaacaaacgccgcagtgttagaaggatagcgttaccggaaacctccggtaaccctAACACTgctgcggagtacaatgtaatcgtcggaCCGCTCGCCATGAGGGGGCGGtgcgaggcgctgcctcttccctgaaccgccccgctcgctccataggccaacGTGGCAGTACgtcaattacattgtaccccgccgcagtgttagatagcgttaccggaggtttccggaaacgctatccttctaacacagcagcatttgtttaaaggggtattccgggaatcagcataattcatatacaaatgggtactcaactaattacacattagcttatattttatttaaaattttgctccccttagcagaaaatgctggtgacatagactaacgaagaattaaaatgctactggccctttaatcagtccgttaatttcccccGCGCGGTCCGTTGTGGATCAGACACAGGCcacaagatggccgctggtcacatgtcctgcacctgcctgggcaggtcatgtgatcaccactacgtttggctgcagtgcatccagtatggccagtgttgtggtgatggcagttacacatcattactatggtaacagagcaagaaaacctgttacatcatcactgggagcagagcataagagcactaaaggatcatggaacctgtagtttccagtggcggccatcttggtgataaccccacctactttagagaggccataaattttgtaaatcataaaatcaaactatttaagttctGGTTTGTGACGAATTACATTgggtattgttgtactcatttatttatatcatcaagggtgcggtcacacgtttcagttaaaactgcattgcaatcagctttgaggaggttttaggtgcagttttgtcaatttaacaggtgaaagacaagaactgaatgggtgaatgacatttgtggagcaggtttccccttcaaaatcaaattcacccgttcagttcaggTCTTTCACCtgctaaattgacaaaactgcacctaaaaccacctcaaagctgattgcgatgcagctttaactgcaacgtgtgaccgcaccccaagggttttgtgtcagacgttcatattcctggaaaacccctttaagcactaggagctgtttactttagtaagcagcacctagtgccgaaattatgggtgacaggtcctgtttaagggtgcattcacatgtggcgatGAACGCATGGAACAACCgaggagagatttgcctaattaaatggcCGTTAAccgttgcattttgtaaacaaatGTTAATGCATACATTACCACACGTGTTATCACATGAACtgctgcattttgtaaatgcaaatattaACAGCCATTTAATTTGACTAATTTGATAGCATTTACCAAACCTTCTGATAAAACTCCAGAACAGGCGATGCGGATGCTGCGAGTGAGGGGCCGATGTGAATGTTTAAGTGAGAAAAACAACAAGACACACATGCTTACCGAGTGGGACAGGGGTTGGGTAATCCAGCTCATAAGATACATGTGAGAGtccttaaagtacatctaccactgAGGTGAAAGACTAAGCAAATTAGgccgaggggctccattaacacccatgTAAGCTGCtgccactaccattaccactaccaCACTAAAATAATGGTAGAACATTATAAATTTAGGGGATCCAGGAACCGAACTAATGAAGTGCTGTGGGAGCCATTGAGGCAACCCTGCCAACTGGAAGATGGTAGAGGGTAGAATTAGCCAAGAGTTTTGTTCACCTCCTAAAGTTCAATAAGTTGGAGTCTTATGGAGAACAGAGTGGATTCCTCCAACTATTTGCTATCACATTGAAGCATGATATACTATATGATCTttaaatgtgttatccatggcctccttccttctgaaatcccCCACCATTCAGATGGCAGCGGTGCTACTGTTTTCTGGACAGAGGCCAAGGCAGACAATAGAAAGGTGGTGTTGGGTGTTACAACCAAGAATATTTCATATTAACCATCTGTCCTATGGTTATGACACGTATGTTAaggctggaaaacccctttatgaaaCTTCAAGCTGGAAGATTACCTGTTTATCTGCCCCACATTTACAGCGCTTTTCCCTGTGGTAGCGCTGCAGAGAAACTGAATGCAGTTTTTTTCACAGTCACTGGAGGTCCCAGGGGAACATTGTGATCAGCTTATTGTCTAGGAACGTTTAGACTATTAATAGATTGCACAAAGTTTAAAAGCTCATAATACACAGCATATTAATACCATCCTCTACCAGGGACAGCCCTGATGGATTTCCAAAAGAGCCTTCAGTGCACTTTACAAATGTAACAAGAGAATAAAAGGGCACTAAATAGAATGAATCTACACATAGTCCACACCACATTTGCTGCCAACCAAGGAAATATCTTGCAGACAGGGTTtacttttgtttttcatttttttattttctgttttttgtgtttttttttgtttttttaagtttgTTGTTCTTTTTACAGGCAAATTTATAACCCTTTCACGGCCAGAGGGAGCCATGCCAAGCACTGTCCTGTCCCAGTGGCTGAGGAAGGGTTGAGGATTTCACCCAGCAACAGGAGAGAAAAGAGAAACATAACACAAATAAAAGACAAAAAGtaaacattaacaaaaaaaataggaTTGGGAGAACAGTACTGTTGTGGGAGAAATGCAACCTTGGGAAAATTCTCAACTGGAGCCGGACTGGCAAAtggaacgaaaaaaaaaaaaaattggggggaaaaaaataggGGATCCCCATGGGGTCCGCTATAACTCTGCATCTCCTCAACCCCCTCAATACAAAATCCAGTACTTCGAGGCCATTGTAGGAAGGGGTTGAGAGGGACTAGTCCGGAAATAAAAGCTACCCATACCACCCCGATCCACCCCCCTGCTTGCCCCCATCCCTAAGTTGACCACCCCTTTCTCTGTAACTCTTCGCACGGATCCCACCACAGTGGAATAAAGAGCAGGCAGCTCAGGGGCGGACAGGCCGATGCAGCTGAGGGCTCAGGAGGACGTGCTGGTTTCCTTCTGTGATGGTTGAATTGCATTTCTCTGCAGCCCCTTCTGATTATCCAAATCTCTAAAGTGTTTTTCAACCTAGAAACatgaaataattaaataaaatgtctGCAAAACAGCATAAAAAGAAGATGGGACATTAGGGAGAAGAGGTATGGAAATATCATGCAATTAGAAGACACCTTAGTATAGGCGTCAGTGGTGGCGAAGCTAtagtaccagaggtggcactccaagcactctgtgggcacccaggctgggGCTCCAGCGTAGGATTCACCCAATAGAATTCAAGGCCTCCCGTTGCAGGCTTCCCAGGACATACCGCAATCAGCTATATATTTTGGGCTGCTTGGTACAGCAGGAAGAATTAGTAGTAATGGAGTAGTTCTGCTTTAGGGCCCATGATTTCTCCTGTTCAGGGGGGCCTTCAAGCAAAGCTACAatcataatccaaatttctccttttaACCATATTCATGTCTTAaggtcaccaatacaatagaaagatgacagAGCagtgagcaataagttactgctgtgttggcacttggtaataaataaatgggttttggttgtggtttgggcaccATTATTGGTATAGGCCAGAGTTACATAAGGGGGATGTTCATTCATCAATTGGCACCAATCAGCAGAATGAGGCGGCTGTGCCTTCGTTTTGTTGACTAACAATTACACATAGAATTCCTTAAATGGATTGTTAATCCACACAAAGATGTCCTCTATTCACAGGATTGGGGATCCCAGTGGTGAATGGGGGTCTATTGCACTTCTAAggaatggagtggcaggttggATTTGGGAATTTCTCGGCCATCCACAACTAGGCTCATGCAATGCCCATATAACCAGGGGCTTGTACAAATAATAGTAACACAATACCAGAAGTAGAAAGTGAGCAACCCTGACATTCACACAGCAAGACAGTAGCAGATAGAGAAAAGAGTAAGAAACTTAGCAGTAACTCACTATTTTGCGAACATGGCTTAGTGCGCTGCCTTCCTTTCCTTTGCAGTTCTCCACTTGGTAGGGTGGAGAGATTACTACGTCTTCCATAACTACTATATTCTTCTCTTGCCatttacagtcctttatcctgtaGAAGACCATATTCATTAATACAAATACGGAGCACATGAATGAAGCTGttgcccacaaaaaaaaaagaaaaaaaaaaaaagaatttcccAGACATCTTTCAAAACTATAAGAGGAGAAAAGCTTTAAAgtgcatttttttcaaattgtaaacaaaaaaaaaagtacaagttTACTTTACGTAATGTTATGTCTTAGTAAAAGGAAGGTGAAAGTCACTTATTTTATAGTTATGTAAATTTTGACCCATGgtgattggtgcctgaatgttcaGGTCAAATTTTGACATTCTGCCAGGTAattctttaaatgacgatatctctggaaaagcttaaCATATCtcaacaatttttactttgtttttgcaTGACATGCGAGACTAAATTGATAGAATATTTATCCCGAGCCcatgcacctagaaacacaattctagtgtcatattaaacaggagagtccTCTTATGGATTGTGCATGGAAGATTGAGAACCAGAGAGATCCATTATTTAAGTTACAATCTGGTATACAAAgcggtgtataaaaaaaaatattacaaactgAGGGTGAATATATTCAGTTCTGTTAAGCATTCATAcaacatattaaaggggagattcttctGTGTAAATTGACATACAACGTATGTTTCTACGTGCCAGGGTTCAGTAGATATGGCCGTTTGAAGTACTGTCAAGACATTTATAGACGTCCTTTctgcaaataggacgtatatagctgtatggtggtcatgaaagggttaaaagtcttTGTAATATGGCCCAGCAAGTTTACATCTCTACTTCTCTCCTTGCTGAATTCAGTCTTGCTACCAAGACAGAAGCTCATTATGAAGTCAGATCACACAAACTATGGAGAAGGGAGCAGcgggtcacagcagctaggttttcTCTACCCCCTACACTCTGAAATCTTAAAGAGGGAATAAAGGCTTGTCAGTTCAGACAGAGGAGAGGTTTCAGAGCTTCAGCATGAAGTAAGAGAATCCAGTCACCAACTCACAAATTTCCAACTGTTAATATCTACAGAATCTCAAGTGTAGCATCAGCCAGCGGCTACATTGTATGGGGGCCATCATATAACCAACTGGTAACCCATAACATCAGCCATTTACAGCTGGCAGGGTGTAATAGGCAATCACAATACACTTAAAGAATTATTCCCCTCCATATACAAGATATACATATACAAGTTCAGGGTCTTTCAGCATTGAGCCCATTAGAATATTACAGCGTTTGAGGGGGACACAACACTCAAACAGTAATTAAATTCTCAGGATGAATAATGAAAACCATACTGTGCAGTGCAGTTGGAGCAGACCACTTACGTCTTATGAATGGTCTGGAATAGTTGCTGTCCTTCCAGAGAGACCCCGGCACTGATGGCATAAGCCTGGCTCATCTTCTCTTCCTTCTCCAACCGGGCTCTGCTcgccagctgaaaaaaaatgatatattatattttacatttcttcATGACACCACTGAACTAAAAACATATTCATCTGGAGGCCTATATTGTGAAGTCTGGGCAGTAGCTTCTTCCCATATCCATGTCATTTCCGTAATTATTCCTAGAAATGTAGGAATTCAACAA comes from Engystomops pustulosus chromosome 6, aEngPut4.maternal, whole genome shotgun sequence and encodes:
- the LSM12 gene encoding protein LSM12 isoform X1, with translation MAAPGEYFSIGSQVSCRTCQETRLQGEVVAFDYQSKMLALKCPSTSGKPNHADILLLNLQYVSEVEVLNDRTQTPPPLASLNIGKLASRARLEKEEKMSQAYAISAGVSLEGQQLFQTIHKTIKDCKWQEKNIVVMEDVVISPPYQVENCKGKEGSALSHVRKIVEKHFRDLDNQKGLQRNAIQPSQKETSTSS
- the LSM12 gene encoding protein LSM12 isoform X2, producing MAAAFSGERGAVTPHHQECPSTSGKPNHADILLLNLQYVSEVEVLNDRTQTPPPLASLNIGKLASRARLEKEEKMSQAYAISAGVSLEGQQLFQTIHKTIKDCKWQEKNIVVMEDVVISPPYQVENCKGKEGSALSHVRKIVEKHFRDLDNQKGLQRNAIQPSQKETSTSS